A single region of the Cucumis melo cultivar AY chromosome 3, USDA_Cmelo_AY_1.0, whole genome shotgun sequence genome encodes:
- the LOC103485657 gene encoding transcriptional corepressor SEUSS-like, giving the protein MVTSGPPTPMGGGAQSVSPSLLRSNSGLLGVQGGMLPSQAAFSSLVSPRNQFNNMNMLGNMSNVSSLLNQSFGNGAPNSGLPCPGNNHPGAEPDPLSGVGNGMSFNNPSSSFVASNMANPVSSVQGQNPQFSNLPSNQLLSDQQQSQQLEPQNFQHSQQSMEQFSALQSNQQPQFQAIRGLTGVGPVKLEPQVTSNDQHGQQQQQQQHLQTLRNLGPVKLESQRLQSMRGLAPVKMEPQQSDQSLFQQQQQQQQQQQQQHQHPHQQQQQSQQFLHMSRQSSQVAAAQINLMHQQRILQLQQQHQQQLLKSMPPQRPQLQQHYQQQNLSLRSPVKPGYEPGMCARRLTHYMYHQQHRPEDNNIDFWRKFVNEYFAPHAKKKWCVSMYGSGRQTTGVFPQDVWHCEICNRKPGRGFEATAEVLPRLFKIKYESGTMEELLYLDMPREYHNASGQIVLDYAKAIQESVFEQLRVVRDGQLRIVFSPDLKICSWEFCARRHEELIPRRLLIPQVSHLGAAAQKFQSAIQNTSSNLSTPELQNNCNMFVASARQLAKALEVPLVNDLGYTKRYVRCLQISEVVNSMKDLIDYSKETGIGPMDSLAKFPRRTSSSSGVTNQAPISDEQQQQHSSIAQHSNNNQSSVQASAVQQLTASNGVSSVNNTANQPSTSNSASTIAGLLHQNSMNSRQQNSMPNASNSYGGSSVQIPSPGSSSTVPPTQPNPSTFQPLTPSSSNSLSQPSHAAAKNPNQISAANSPANISMQQQPALSGDADPSETQSSVQKILQEMMMNNQMNGPNSLVGVGSVVNDMKNMNGVLPTSSTGPNNGNCIGGNGATNGGTGMGGGGYGSMGSGLGQPVIVNGTRTAMGNNAIMNRRIGMASLALEQSMNGQPQDMGNQLLGGLGAVNGYNNLQFDWKPSP; this is encoded by the exons ATGGTAACATCAGGGCCACCCACTCCCATGGGTGGTGGTGCACAGTCTGTTTCGCCCTCACTTCTACGATCTAATTCTGGATTGCTGGGAGTTCAAGGTGGTATGCTTCCTTCACAGGCAGCGTTTTCTTCACTTGTATCACCCCGGAATCAGTTCAATAATATGAATATGCTTGGTAATATGTCCAATGTGTCATCTCTCCTTAATCAATCATTTGGAAATGGGGCTCCTAATTCTGGACTTCCATGTCCTGGCAATAACCACCCTGGTGCTGAACCGGACCCTCTTTCTGGTGTTGGTAATGGAATGAGCTTTAATAATCCTTCATCGTCATTTGTAGCATCAAATATGGCGAACCCCGTTTCATCTGTCCAAGGGCAAAATCCACAATTTTCTAACCTTCCTAGCAACCAGTTGTTATCAGATCAGCAGCAGTCGCAGCAACTAGAACCCCAGAATTTCCAACATAGTCAACAGTCGATGGAGCAGTTTTCTGCACTTCAGAGCAATCAACAACCGCAATTTCAAGCAATTCGAGGGTTGACTGGTGTTGGACCTGTAAAGTTGGAGCCTCAAGTGACTAGCAATGATCAACATGGAcaacagcagcagcagcagcagcattTGCAAACTTTGAGAAACCTTGGTCCAGTGAAATTGGAATCACAACGACTTCAGTCGATGAGAGGTTTGGCACCAGTAAAAATGGAACCCCAACAATCGGACCAGTCGTTATttcagcagcagcagcagcagcagcagcaacaacaacaacagcatCAGCATCCGCACCAACAGCAACAACAATCACAACAATTTCTCCATATGTCTAGACAGTCCTCTCAGGTAGCGGCTGCCCAAATTAATCTAATGCATCAGCAAAGGATTTTGCAATTGCAACAACAACATCAACAACAACTCTTAAAAAGTATGCCTCCTCAGCGGCCACAATTGCAGCAACATTACCAACAGCAGAACCTTTCTCTGAGATCTCCTGTTAAACCAGGATATGAACCTGGAATGTGTGCCCGACGTTTGACTCATTACATGTATCACCAGCAACACAGACCTGAA GACAACAACATAGATTTCTGGAGGAAATTTGTTAACGAGTACTTTGCACCTCATGCCAAAAAGAAATGGTGTGTTTCCATGTATGGAAGTGGACGACAAACAACAGGAGTGTTTCCTCAG GATGTATGGCATTGTGAAATATGCAACCGCAAGCCTGGGCGTGGCTTTG aAGCAACTGCTGAAGTTCTTCCCAGGCTTTTTAAGATCAAGTATGAAAGTGGTACTATGGAGGAACTACTTTATCTAGACATGCCTCGTGAATATCATAATGCATCTGGTCAGATTGTCTTGGATTATGCAAAAGCGATACAGGAAAGTGTTTTTGAGCAACTTCGTGTTGTCCGTGATGGCCAACTTCGAATCGTTTTTTCGCCTGACCTTAAG ATATGTTCTTGGGAATTCTGTGCTCGACGCCATGAAGAACTTATTCCTAGGAGATTGTTGATACCTCAG GTCAGTCACCTTGGAGCAGCAGCTCAAAAGTTCCAGTCTGCCATTCAAAACACATCATCCAATTTATCAACGCCTGAATTGCAAAACAATTGTAACAT GTTTGTGGCTTCAGCACGACAATTAGCTAAAGCCTTGGAAGTTCCGCTGGTAAATGACTTGGGATATACAAAGCGATACGTGCGTTGTCTTCAG ATATCCGAAGTGGTTAATAGCATGAAGGACTTGATTGATTACAGCAAAGAAACTGGGATTGGGCCAATGG ATAGTCTAGCCAAGTTTCCTCGGAGGACTAGTTCATCATCAGGGGTTACGAATCAAGCTCCAATTTCTGATGAACAGCAGCAACAACATTCATCCATAGCCCAGCACTCGAATAACAACCAGAGTTCTGTCCAGGCTTCTGCAGTACAGCAGCTTACAGCTAGCAATGGTGTGTCCAGTGTAAATAATACCGCCAACCAACCTTCAACATCAAACTCAGCGAGCACCATTGCTGGTCTTCTTCACCAGAATTCTATGAACTCGAGACAGCAGAACTCTATGCCTAATGCTAGCAACTCATATGGGGGAAGTTCTGTTCAGATTCCATCACCTGGTTCTTCCAGTACAGTTCCACCTACGCAACCGAACCCTTCTACATTCCAGCCACTGACTCCCTCATCGTCCAACAGTCTTTCACAACCATCGCATGCAGCTGCAAAGAATCCCAATCAAATAAGTGCTGCTAATTCTCCGGCAAATATCTCAATGCAGCAACAACCTGCCTTATCTGGAGATGCTGATCCTAGTGAAACACAGTCCTCCGTGCAAAAGATCCTACAAGAGATGATGATGAATAACCAAATGAATGGGCCAAATAGTCTAGTTGGTGTTGGTTCCGTGGTCAATGATATGAAAAATATGAATGGGGTCTTACCCACAAGTAGTACAGGTCCCAACAATGGGAATTGTATAGGGGGAAATGGAGCGACGAACGGTGGCACAGGGATGGGAGGAGGTGGATACGGATCAATGGGGAGCGGGCTAGGGCAGCCTGTCATAGTTAACGGAACGAGGACTGCAATGGGGAACAATGCCATTATGAATAGACGAATAGGAATGGCATCGCTCGCCCTAGAACAAAGCATGAACGGTCAACCACAGGATATGGGAAACCAGCTTCTTGGTGGACTTGGAGCTGTAAATGGGTATAATAATCTCCAATTTGACTGGAAGCCATCCCCATGA
- the LOC107990489 gene encoding thioredoxin-like yields MALDNCIQLSTAATMCAAASIPKSHYFSSTANFPQKLSFSTLSLQRLNKFPTPTFRKPFSVTCQARGAVDDVKEVTESSWNNLVVENQKAVLVEFWAPWCGPCKIIEPVIKELAAEYAGKIECLKLNTDVSPNVASKYGIRSIPTVLFFKNGEKRESVIGAVPKSTLAASIDKYIEV; encoded by the exons ATGGCACTCGATAACTGTATACAATTGAGCACCGCCGCCACCATGTGCGCCGCTGCTTCCATACCCAAATCTCACTATTTCTCTTCAACAGCCAATTTCCCTCAAAAATTATCCTTCTCCACGCTCTCCCTTCAACGCCTTAACAAATTCCCCACTCCCACTTTCAGAAAACCCTTCTCCGTCACGTGCCAAGCTCGTGGAGCCGTCGACGACG TGAAAGAAGTAACAGAATCGAGTTGGAATAATTTGGTGGTGGAGAATCAAAAAGCTGTTTTGGTTGAATTTTGGGCTCCATGGTGTGGACCTTGTAAGATAATTGAGCCAGTGATTAAGGAATTGGCAGCAGAATATGCTGGGAAGATTGAGTGTTTGAAGCTTAATACGGATGTTAGTCCAAATGTGGCTTCCAAATATGGGATTAGAAGTATTCCTACGGTTCTGTTTTTTAAGAAtggagagaagagagaaagTGTTATTGGGGCTGTGCCTAAATCTACTTTGGCTGCCTCCATTGATAAGTATATTGAGGTTTGA